From the Thermococcus guaymasensis DSM 11113 genome, one window contains:
- a CDS encoding DUF72 domain-containing protein, with amino-acid sequence MIRVGTCGFCEARSKYFRDFDAVEVQQTFYRILQEKTLERWRKEAPEGFTFSIKAFQGVTHPPNSPTWRRSNVRPSKNVGLLRPTSEVLHFWRITLREAEVLGARFILIQLPKSFKEIEESFANAEKFFEMVERKDFEIAVELRGWSERGIKRFVRAFDVIDVTDPLVRIPLHRGETNYYRLHGRYEKGRIIYRHSYSDEELRKIRERVLGWNRGESFVFFNNSDMCRDAKRFKEIL; translated from the coding sequence ATGATTAGGGTTGGAACCTGTGGGTTCTGTGAAGCGCGTTCAAAGTACTTCAGGGACTTCGATGCAGTGGAGGTACAGCAGACATTCTACCGGATACTCCAGGAGAAGACCCTCGAACGCTGGCGCAAGGAAGCGCCTGAAGGCTTTACTTTCTCAATAAAAGCCTTTCAAGGTGTTACCCATCCGCCAAACAGCCCCACGTGGCGTAGGAGCAACGTGAGGCCAAGTAAAAACGTTGGGCTTCTCAGGCCGACCAGCGAAGTCCTTCACTTCTGGAGGATAACGCTGAGGGAAGCCGAGGTTTTGGGGGCTCGCTTTATACTCATCCAGCTTCCTAAGAGCTTCAAAGAAATCGAGGAGAGCTTTGCCAACGCCGAAAAGTTCTTTGAGATGGTGGAGAGGAAAGATTTTGAGATAGCCGTCGAGCTCAGGGGCTGGAGCGAGAGAGGCATCAAGCGCTTCGTTAGAGCTTTTGACGTCATAGACGTGACCGACCCTCTCGTGAGGATTCCGCTCCACAGGGGCGAGACCAACTACTACCGCCTTCACGGGCGCTATGAGAAGGGGAGGATAATCTACAGGCACTCCTACAGTGATGAGGAACTGCGGAAAATCAGGGAGCGCGTCCTCGGCTGGAATCGCGGAGAAAGCTTCGTCTTCTTCAACAACTCCGATATGTGCAGGGACGCAAAGAGGTTCAAGGAAATCCTGTAG
- the glyS gene encoding glycine--tRNA ligase: protein MGEKPDKYEILQDLMRRRGFAWGSFEIYGGSRGFYDYGPLGATIKRKIEQKIREAFQREGFFELETPDITPEKVFIASGHVEKFVDPLVECKKCGARFRADHIIEEALGMDVEGLSAEELTKLIREHDIRCPECGGELSDVWYFNLMFETKIGPYGDQKGYLRPETAQGIFVNFKRLNAFARNKLPFGVFQIGKAYRNEISPRQGMLRLREFTQAEAEIFFNPNETEHPHFDEVKDEVLRLYPIEHQLKGLGEIELTAEEAVKKGYIMNTFFAYYMVMVKRVLLDIGIPEDKIRFRQQLPEERAHYSRDTWDAEIHSERFGWVECVGIANRGDYDLSRHMRESGADLTVLIHYDEPKIVKRLEVSLNLKRVGPKLRKDAKRINELIKGWNEEKKRELVEILEKEGKITIEGYELEKDDFIIREVEEKITGEKIVPHVLEPSFGIDRPFYLLLENSLVIEEDRTYLKLKKDMAPIEVAVLPLVAKEPLKSIAYDVFRKLQKAGFIAVYDEKDTIGRRYLRYDEIGTPYCVTIDNQTPEDNTVTIRDRDTREQVRVSIEKLPSKLRELIFGE from the coding sequence ATGGGAGAGAAGCCCGACAAGTACGAGATACTTCAGGATTTGATGAGAAGGCGAGGCTTTGCGTGGGGTAGCTTTGAAATCTATGGTGGCTCACGCGGATTCTACGACTACGGCCCGCTCGGCGCGACTATAAAGAGGAAGATAGAGCAGAAGATACGCGAGGCCTTCCAGAGGGAGGGCTTCTTCGAGCTTGAGACCCCGGACATAACGCCCGAAAAGGTCTTTATAGCGAGCGGTCACGTCGAAAAGTTCGTTGACCCGCTCGTCGAGTGTAAGAAGTGCGGTGCCCGCTTCAGGGCCGACCACATCATTGAAGAAGCCCTCGGAATGGATGTTGAAGGTTTATCTGCTGAAGAACTCACAAAGCTCATCCGCGAGCACGACATCCGCTGTCCCGAGTGCGGCGGAGAGCTCTCCGATGTCTGGTACTTCAACCTCATGTTCGAGACGAAAATCGGCCCCTACGGCGACCAGAAGGGCTACCTGAGGCCCGAGACCGCCCAGGGCATCTTCGTGAACTTCAAGAGGTTGAACGCCTTCGCGAGAAACAAACTCCCCTTCGGCGTCTTCCAGATTGGAAAGGCCTACCGCAACGAGATTTCGCCGAGGCAAGGCATGTTACGCCTCAGGGAGTTCACGCAGGCCGAGGCGGAGATATTCTTCAACCCCAACGAGACCGAGCACCCGCACTTCGACGAGGTCAAGGACGAGGTTTTGAGGCTCTACCCGATAGAGCACCAGCTCAAGGGCCTTGGCGAGATTGAGCTCACCGCAGAGGAGGCCGTAAAGAAGGGCTACATAATGAACACCTTCTTCGCCTACTACATGGTCATGGTGAAGCGCGTCCTCCTCGACATCGGCATCCCCGAGGACAAGATACGCTTCCGCCAGCAGTTACCTGAGGAGCGCGCCCACTACTCGCGCGACACCTGGGACGCGGAAATCCACAGCGAGCGCTTCGGCTGGGTCGAGTGCGTTGGCATAGCCAACCGCGGGGACTACGACCTGAGCAGGCACATGCGCGAGAGCGGGGCCGACCTTACGGTTCTCATCCACTACGACGAGCCGAAAATCGTGAAGAGACTCGAGGTTTCCCTCAACCTCAAGCGCGTCGGCCCGAAGCTGAGGAAGGACGCGAAGAGGATAAACGAGCTCATCAAAGGCTGGAACGAGGAGAAGAAGCGCGAGCTGGTTGAAATCCTTGAGAAAGAGGGCAAAATCACGATAGAGGGCTACGAGCTTGAGAAGGACGACTTCATAATAAGGGAAGTCGAGGAGAAGATTACCGGCGAGAAGATAGTTCCGCACGTCCTCGAGCCGAGTTTCGGAATAGACAGGCCCTTCTACCTGCTCCTTGAGAACAGCCTCGTCATAGAGGAGGACAGGACATACCTCAAGCTCAAGAAGGACATGGCACCGATTGAGGTCGCCGTTTTGCCCCTCGTCGCCAAGGAGCCGCTGAAGAGCATAGCCTACGACGTCTTCAGGAAGCTCCAGAAGGCGGGCTTTATAGCCGTCTACGACGAGAAAGATACAATCGGAAGGCGCTACCTCCGCTACGACGAGATTGGAACGCCCTACTGCGTGACCATCGACAACCAGACACCAGAGGACAACACGGTGACGATTCGCGACCGCGACACGAGGGAGCAGGTGAGGGTGAGCATCGAGAAGCTACCTTCAAAGCTCAGGGAGCTGATTTTTGGGGAGTGA
- a CDS encoding aldehyde ferredoxin oxidoreductase family protein has protein sequence MNGYWGKILRVDLTTGEIKVEPLPEEFPRKYLGGVGFGTRLLYDEVPAGADPLGPENKMIITPGLFVATGIGTGSKTAFNFKSPLTGGYGRAMAGAKMGEELKKAGYDVLIIEGKSEEPVLLVIEDDNVKLVPAKEYWGLTTGEAREKAKKEYPGFATAFIGPAGENLSLISIIDTDERQAARGGPGAVLGSKKLKGILVKGTKKVPIAQPEKLRELIKKWALVFKDHPATKADMEYGSGEFLDWMNRERGTFPTRNWQMGFFKKAYERAKEEGREHIGIDPYYWAPKYRAGRKPCPMCNKPCSQYVKVESEKWGTFMVDGPEYETLYSFGGVLEIDDFETVAYLNYIADQLGLDSISAGVTIAWAMEAYERGILTKEEADGLELTFGNGEAAVEALKKMAYREGNLGKLLADGVKRASERLGRGSEKFAVHVKGMEPPAYDVRGIKGMALAFAVSVRGADHLTSGAYGTELVGKWWKFEGVDRTKGENKGFEIAFHENLMAVYDATGTCKFSRHMYFLEGFPELIEAVTGMKVGEAELMVIGERIMNIARAFNVREGFSRKDDTLPYRIMWEPIPEGPSKGLHVPPWELDRMLDEYYQARGWSRDGIPTKAKLMALDLPDIAEDIGAGV, from the coding sequence ATGAATGGTTACTGGGGAAAGATTCTGCGCGTTGACCTTACGACCGGGGAGATAAAGGTTGAACCACTCCCGGAGGAGTTCCCGAGGAAGTACCTCGGTGGCGTTGGTTTTGGAACGAGACTTCTCTACGACGAGGTTCCGGCAGGAGCCGACCCACTCGGGCCGGAGAACAAGATGATTATCACACCGGGCCTCTTCGTTGCCACGGGCATAGGAACCGGTTCAAAGACCGCGTTCAACTTCAAGAGCCCGCTCACCGGCGGCTACGGCAGAGCGATGGCCGGTGCCAAGATGGGTGAGGAGCTGAAAAAAGCGGGCTACGACGTCCTAATCATCGAGGGCAAGAGCGAGGAGCCCGTTCTTCTCGTAATTGAAGACGATAACGTCAAGCTCGTTCCGGCCAAGGAGTACTGGGGACTCACCACAGGCGAGGCGAGGGAGAAGGCCAAGAAGGAGTATCCGGGCTTCGCTACCGCTTTTATCGGCCCCGCTGGCGAGAACCTTAGCCTCATTTCAATCATAGACACCGACGAGAGGCAGGCCGCTCGCGGTGGCCCCGGTGCCGTCCTCGGGAGCAAGAAGCTCAAGGGAATCCTCGTCAAGGGAACCAAGAAGGTACCGATTGCCCAGCCTGAGAAGCTCCGCGAGCTCATCAAAAAGTGGGCGCTCGTCTTCAAGGACCACCCGGCAACTAAAGCGGACATGGAGTACGGAAGCGGTGAGTTCCTCGACTGGATGAACAGGGAAAGGGGAACCTTCCCAACGAGGAACTGGCAGATGGGCTTCTTCAAGAAGGCCTACGAGAGGGCCAAGGAGGAGGGCAGGGAGCACATTGGAATCGACCCGTACTACTGGGCCCCCAAGTACCGCGCCGGCAGGAAGCCGTGCCCGATGTGTAACAAGCCGTGCAGCCAGTACGTCAAGGTCGAGAGCGAGAAGTGGGGCACCTTCATGGTGGACGGCCCCGAGTACGAGACGTTATACTCCTTCGGTGGCGTCCTTGAGATAGACGACTTCGAGACTGTCGCGTATCTCAACTACATCGCCGACCAGCTCGGCCTCGATTCAATTTCAGCTGGTGTCACCATCGCCTGGGCCATGGAGGCCTATGAGAGGGGCATTCTCACCAAGGAGGAAGCTGATGGCCTTGAGCTGACCTTCGGAAACGGCGAGGCCGCTGTGGAGGCCCTCAAGAAGATGGCCTACCGTGAGGGCAACCTCGGAAAGCTCTTAGCAGATGGTGTAAAGAGGGCAAGCGAGAGGCTCGGCAGGGGAAGCGAGAAGTTCGCCGTGCACGTCAAGGGTATGGAGCCTCCAGCCTACGACGTCCGCGGTATAAAGGGAATGGCCTTAGCTTTCGCGGTCAGCGTCCGCGGTGCCGACCACCTTACCAGCGGTGCCTACGGAACCGAGCTGGTCGGCAAGTGGTGGAAGTTCGAGGGCGTTGACAGGACGAAGGGCGAGAACAAGGGATTTGAGATCGCTTTCCACGAGAACCTCATGGCGGTCTACGATGCAACGGGAACGTGCAAGTTCTCAAGGCACATGTACTTCCTTGAGGGCTTCCCAGAGCTCATCGAGGCGGTAACTGGAATGAAGGTCGGAGAGGCCGAGCTGATGGTCATCGGCGAGAGGATAATGAACATAGCGAGGGCCTTCAACGTCCGCGAGGGCTTCAGCAGGAAGGACGACACCCTGCCGTACAGGATTATGTGGGAGCCGATTCCAGAGGGGCCGAGCAAAGGTCTCCACGTCCCGCCCTGGGAGCTCGACAGGATGCTCGACGAGTACTACCAGGCAAGGGGCTGGAGCAGGGACGGAATCCCGACTAAGGCCAAGCTCATGGCCCTCGACCTGCCGGACATCGCGGAGGACATCGGGGCTGGAGTTTGA
- a CDS encoding cation:proton antiporter encodes MDATWLLFTIGISLILAKIGDSIIERFELPGVLGELLMGMLLGNLVYFGIVPPHYLPITTGEGLETVATQISDFLAKLGIIFLLFLGALDTDVEQLKKTGLTATVSTVLGVFVPLIIGWQALMAMGYPSREAFAGGVLLTATSIGLTVRVMMDLGVLRSEVGAASLSASVMDDFLGIALVIFAVGSGSLLDLSVKIVAFFIITGVLGWYLIDYYIRFAERLHVEKGILGMAVGMMFLFAALAEGWFAAAIEGAFMMGLILSKLPEGKRIMEDVRAIGYGLLVPFFFVHTGAMLDLRVFENGNAITLAAVLSAVAIIGKVLGRGFGAWITAWGRGRDFLFTKENFWMSLQMGIGSIPRTEVALVDLMVAIQGGAIPQEDAPEFIAATLIFITVSVLITPPLLKWAFRRDIESTIAEKVETRKSQISERKKRVVQQKKGIKSKLLK; translated from the coding sequence ATGGATGCAACATGGCTCCTCTTCACAATCGGAATCTCCCTGATACTAGCCAAGATCGGGGATAGCATAATCGAGAGGTTTGAACTGCCCGGTGTCCTCGGGGAGCTCCTCATGGGAATGCTCCTCGGAAACCTCGTTTACTTTGGAATAGTGCCCCCTCACTACCTGCCTATAACAACGGGAGAGGGCCTTGAAACGGTGGCCACCCAGATCTCGGATTTTCTGGCGAAGCTCGGTATAATATTCCTCCTCTTTCTGGGCGCCCTCGATACTGACGTTGAGCAGCTGAAAAAAACCGGCCTGACGGCAACCGTTTCAACTGTGTTGGGCGTTTTCGTTCCACTGATAATAGGCTGGCAGGCCCTCATGGCTATGGGCTACCCGAGCAGGGAGGCCTTCGCCGGCGGTGTCCTGCTGACGGCTACAAGCATAGGCCTGACAGTCAGGGTCATGATGGATCTCGGCGTTCTGAGGAGTGAGGTTGGGGCGGCATCATTGAGCGCGAGCGTCATGGACGACTTCCTTGGCATAGCGCTGGTCATCTTCGCGGTTGGAAGTGGCAGTTTGCTCGACCTGAGCGTCAAGATAGTGGCGTTCTTCATAATAACCGGCGTCCTTGGCTGGTACCTCATTGACTACTACATCCGCTTTGCCGAGCGGCTTCATGTGGAGAAGGGAATCCTCGGAATGGCCGTAGGCATGATGTTCCTATTCGCGGCCCTGGCTGAAGGCTGGTTCGCCGCGGCCATCGAGGGCGCCTTCATGATGGGCTTGATCCTGTCCAAGCTCCCAGAGGGCAAGAGGATAATGGAGGACGTCAGGGCCATAGGCTACGGCCTCCTCGTGCCTTTCTTCTTCGTGCATACCGGGGCGATGCTCGACCTAAGGGTCTTCGAGAACGGGAACGCGATTACGCTCGCAGCGGTGCTCTCAGCGGTGGCGATAATCGGAAAGGTCTTGGGCAGGGGCTTTGGAGCGTGGATAACCGCGTGGGGACGCGGCAGGGACTTCCTGTTCACAAAGGAAAACTTCTGGATGTCCCTCCAGATGGGAATAGGCTCGATCCCGAGGACTGAAGTTGCCCTCGTCGATCTGATGGTTGCGATACAGGGTGGAGCTATCCCTCAGGAGGACGCGCCGGAGTTCATAGCAGCGACGCTGATATTCATAACTGTCTCCGTGCTGATAACGCCGCCCCTCCTCAAGTGGGCCTTCAGGAGGGACATCGAGAGCACGATCGCTGAAAAGGTCGAGACGAGGAAGAGCCAGATCTCCGAGAGAAAGAAGAGGGTCGTTCAGCAGAAAAAGGGCATCAAGTCAAAGTTGTTAAAGTGA
- a CDS encoding molybdopterin-binding protein — protein sequence MFAEIITVGDELLTGNTVDSNSAFIAKRLTERGYWVRRITTVGDDVKEIKAVIREALGRKPEVLVISGGLGPTHDDVTMLAVAEALERRLVLCEGCLERIKEFYRLLHEKGLIDDPELNEARKKMAYLPEGAEPLKNSEGAAPGAYIVHDGVKIFVLPGMPREMKAMLENEVLPRLGEKKFVQLKFLAEITDESKLAPLLREAIKRFKVRIHSSPKGFGRYIGVIIFAESEGEAEKATKFLNENGVSLQRWKL from the coding sequence ATGTTCGCTGAGATTATAACCGTGGGAGATGAACTTCTCACAGGGAACACGGTTGACAGCAACTCCGCGTTTATAGCCAAAAGGCTCACCGAGCGCGGCTACTGGGTGAGGAGGATAACCACTGTCGGAGACGACGTTAAGGAGATAAAGGCCGTCATAAGGGAAGCCCTCGGTAGAAAGCCAGAGGTCCTCGTAATTTCCGGCGGTCTGGGGCCGACTCACGATGACGTCACCATGCTGGCGGTTGCAGAGGCACTCGAAAGAAGGCTTGTTCTCTGTGAGGGGTGCCTTGAAAGGATAAAGGAATTTTACAGGCTTCTCCACGAAAAAGGGCTGATTGACGACCCCGAGCTGAACGAGGCGCGGAAAAAGATGGCATACCTACCAGAGGGAGCAGAGCCCCTCAAGAACAGCGAAGGCGCCGCCCCCGGAGCGTACATAGTCCACGATGGCGTCAAGATCTTTGTCCTTCCAGGGATGCCGCGCGAGATGAAGGCGATGCTCGAAAACGAGGTTCTGCCGAGGCTGGGGGAGAAAAAGTTCGTCCAGCTCAAGTTCCTGGCAGAGATCACAGACGAGAGCAAACTTGCTCCACTCCTGAGGGAGGCCATTAAAAGGTTCAAAGTTAGAATACATTCCTCACCCAAGGGCTTTGGCAGGTATATAGGAGTAATTATCTTTGCAGAATCAGAGGGTGAGGCGGAGAAGGCGACAAAGTTCCTGAATGAAAATGGAGTCTCCCTCCAGCGGTGGAAGCTCTGA
- a CDS encoding DNA double-strand break repair nuclease NurA, protein MERIDDRHLEEIRHFLMESRKELGKLVPLVRKHYEWRNLPEPKKARVYAVDGSRMAKRLSGAIIYAVSASAVGDDIYYWNDIGALFPYANADDRIRVHMDTLEKRMGALVGEKSDLVLMDGTISGALIRPPSYANSTTQELYSRHGTTLLEASLDFLDELNSRWKEWRKELQKGVISGPSLLARGREGKTIFQILAEKGSRSIRGKIWWVVDEENLIVLFEYLEYLHALDRLLEGEVASIAKTFYRSDIIGDVAEKEKLKKVPIMVDTPVVASLTDRKGYMRFSSKAGKKDTLAQLILDLMEHGFFENLRDILVLDGRKIEGARIRPAYVRFADGGLIYLLEVPEKQDFEETLAKILSVAEDEYVIPLEYAHHSVVIKKREFDAYVDAILSAIVGEDEGYLNFLRYGREPLE, encoded by the coding sequence TTGGAGCGTATTGATGACCGCCATCTCGAAGAGATCAGGCACTTCCTCATGGAGAGCAGGAAGGAGCTCGGGAAGCTAGTTCCCCTTGTGAGAAAACACTACGAATGGAGAAACCTGCCAGAGCCCAAAAAGGCCAGAGTTTACGCCGTTGACGGCAGTAGAATGGCCAAAAGGCTCAGCGGGGCGATAATCTACGCAGTTTCTGCCTCCGCTGTTGGCGACGACATCTACTACTGGAACGATATAGGGGCACTCTTCCCCTACGCCAACGCGGACGACAGGATAAGGGTTCACATGGACACCCTTGAGAAGAGGATGGGTGCCCTTGTGGGTGAGAAGTCTGACCTCGTGCTCATGGATGGGACGATAAGCGGTGCCCTCATAAGGCCGCCCAGCTACGCAAATTCCACAACCCAGGAACTCTATTCAAGGCACGGGACGACCCTCCTCGAAGCCTCGCTGGACTTCCTTGATGAACTGAACAGCAGATGGAAGGAGTGGAGAAAGGAACTTCAGAAGGGCGTTATATCCGGTCCCTCCCTGCTCGCGCGCGGGAGGGAGGGAAAGACTATCTTCCAGATACTCGCGGAGAAAGGTTCGAGGAGTATTAGAGGGAAAATCTGGTGGGTCGTGGACGAGGAGAACCTCATAGTCCTCTTCGAGTACCTGGAGTACCTCCACGCCCTTGACAGGCTTCTGGAGGGTGAAGTGGCGTCAATAGCAAAAACCTTCTACCGCTCGGACATTATAGGGGATGTTGCCGAGAAAGAGAAGCTGAAGAAAGTCCCAATAATGGTTGACACCCCCGTCGTTGCTTCCCTAACGGACAGGAAGGGTTACATGCGCTTTTCATCAAAGGCAGGAAAGAAAGACACGCTCGCCCAGCTGATCCTCGACCTCATGGAGCACGGGTTCTTTGAGAACCTCCGCGATATTCTCGTTTTGGACGGGCGGAAGATCGAGGGGGCGAGGATAAGGCCAGCCTACGTCCGCTTCGCCGACGGCGGGTTGATTTATCTCTTAGAAGTTCCGGAGAAGCAGGACTTTGAGGAGACGCTGGCAAAGATACTCTCCGTTGCGGAGGACGAGTACGTGATCCCCCTCGAATACGCGCACCACTCGGTTGTTATCAAGAAGCGGGAGTTTGACGCCTACGTTGACGCGATCCTGAGCGCCATAGTGGGTGAGGATGAGGGCTACCTTAACTTCCTGCGCTACGGAAGAGAACCGCTGGAGTGA
- a CDS encoding CBS domain-containing protein yields the protein MYDIERALQSFHSLRLEDIMPPITSMPVVTADTPILSVLKILKTRHHVWVVRDKESMRLKGVIRYLDVIDILLPPEAYKFKLGMTSRSLRSILGGAEKAIDVAERDVLTIEKDSTVLDALLKMRRYRAQVLAVVDGDRLVGEVSLRLLINEFLRLLRVGDVKWMQHGSSSQSESP from the coding sequence GTGTATGACATTGAAAGGGCCCTTCAGAGTTTCCATTCATTGAGGCTGGAGGACATAATGCCACCAATAACCTCGATGCCAGTAGTTACCGCTGATACCCCAATACTGTCTGTTCTCAAGATCCTGAAGACGAGGCACCATGTCTGGGTCGTGAGGGACAAGGAGAGCATGAGGCTCAAAGGCGTCATCAGGTACCTGGACGTCATAGACATACTCCTACCCCCCGAGGCCTACAAGTTCAAGCTCGGGATGACCAGCAGGAGTCTGAGGTCAATACTGGGAGGGGCTGAGAAAGCAATCGACGTCGCCGAGAGGGACGTTCTCACGATCGAGAAGGACTCGACGGTTCTCGACGCCCTGCTCAAGATGAGGAGGTACAGGGCTCAGGTGCTCGCGGTCGTTGACGGCGATCGTCTGGTCGGAGAGGTCAGCCTTCGCCTCCTTATCAACGAGTTCCTTAGACTGCTGAGGGTGGGTGATGTAAAATGGATGCAACATGGCTCCTCTTCACAATCGGAATCTCCCTGA
- a CDS encoding 50S ribosomal protein L37e: protein MGAGTAPKGKRNRTPTHIRCRRCGRRAFNVKKGYCAACGFGRSRRMRKYSWSHKWKKKRNLL, encoded by the coding sequence ATGGGAGCCGGAACCGCGCCGAAGGGCAAGCGCAACAGGACTCCAACTCACATCAGGTGCAGGCGTTGCGGCAGGAGGGCCTTCAACGTTAAGAAGGGCTACTGTGCCGCCTGCGGCTTCGGCAGGAGCAGGAGAATGAGGAAGTACAGCTGGAGCCACAAGTGGAAGAAGAAGAGGAACCTCCTCTGA
- a CDS encoding LSm family protein, with product MAERPLDVIHRSLDKDVLVLLKRGGEFRGKLIGYDIHLNVVLAGADYIQDGEVVKSYGKIVVRGDNVLAISPVDIE from the coding sequence ATGGCGGAAAGACCACTCGACGTTATTCACAGGTCCCTTGACAAGGACGTCCTCGTGCTCCTCAAGAGGGGTGGCGAGTTCAGGGGCAAGCTTATCGGTTACGACATCCACCTGAACGTCGTCCTCGCCGGAGCCGACTACATCCAGGACGGCGAGGTCGTTAAGAGCTACGGTAAAATCGTTGTGAGGGGAGACAACGTCCTCGCGATCTCCCCGGTCGATATAGAGTGA